The proteins below are encoded in one region of bacterium:
- the uvrB gene encoding excinuclease ABC subunit UvrB, which produces MFILRSNFSPKGDQPKAIERLVKGLKSGFLDQVLLGVTGSGKTFTIANVIAQVNKPTLVISHNKTLAAQLYSEFKELFPENAVSYFISFYDYYQPEAYIPSTDTYIEKDCSINDEIDRLRLEAAASLMTRKDVIVVASVSCIYNLGSPSDWHESIIKLSCGDVIERDGFLSELVRLQYKRNNASPQKGEFRVKGEVIDLFPSQAEDIIRLSLFGDEIEKILIIDPLTKEKRETNSVVIYPAKHFLTNAERLRQALRTISDELVERIKYFKDRNKLIEAQRIEERTRFDIEMLRETGYCHGIENYSRHLSGRKPGERPYTLIDYFPDDFLVIIDESHVTIPQLKGMYEGDKARKKALIDYGFRLPSAYDNRPLRFDEFLSLTHQKIYISATPDSYELSLSQQVVEQIVRPTGIVDPRVEVRPEENQIENLIQEITKRTEKNQRVLVTTITKRLAEDLADYLARKGLMVRYLHSDIESLKRVEILQDLRLGNFDVLVGINLLREGLDLPEVSLVAVLDADKEGFLRSETSLIQVFGRCARNIDGCVIMYADRITNSMKKAMDETERRRKKQIEYNRINNITPKTIEKNITDYLEVKRRAGDEKIEIGIESSDPWTMIEFLEEEMKKAAETLEYEKAALFRDKIFEIKRVLRKRRNS; this is translated from the coding sequence ATGTTTATATTAAGAAGTAATTTTTCTCCCAAGGGAGACCAGCCAAAGGCAATAGAGAGGCTTGTGAAAGGGTTAAAATCTGGCTTTTTAGACCAAGTTTTATTGGGTGTTACCGGAAGTGGCAAGACATTTACCATTGCAAATGTTATTGCCCAAGTTAATAAACCAACCTTGGTTATCTCCCATAACAAGACATTGGCTGCCCAGCTTTATTCAGAATTTAAGGAATTATTTCCCGAAAATGCTGTCTCTTATTTTATTAGCTTCTATGACTATTACCAGCCTGAGGCATATATTCCATCAACCGATACATACATTGAGAAGGATTGCAGCATAAACGATGAAATTGATAGATTAAGGCTTGAGGCAGCGGCTTCTTTGATGACAAGGAAGGATGTTATCGTGGTAGCCTCGGTATCCTGCATCTATAACCTTGGTTCTCCCTCTGACTGGCATGAATCCATCATCAAGCTTTCTTGTGGTGATGTTATAGAGAGGGATGGGTTTCTTTCCGAGTTGGTAAGGCTGCAATATAAAAGAAACAATGCTTCTCCCCAAAAGGGGGAATTCAGGGTAAAGGGTGAGGTAATTGATCTATTTCCTTCACAAGCTGAAGATATAATCAGGCTTTCCCTTTTTGGCGATGAAATAGAAAAGATTTTGATAATTGACCCTTTGACAAAGGAGAAAAGAGAGACAAATAGTGTGGTTATCTATCCGGCAAAGCATTTTCTTACCAATGCAGAGAGATTAAGGCAGGCATTAAGGACAATTTCCGATGAGCTTGTTGAGCGGATAAAATATTTTAAAGATAGGAATAAGCTTATTGAGGCACAGAGGATAGAAGAGAGAACCAGATTTGACATAGAAATGTTAAGGGAGACGGGTTATTGCCATGGCATTGAAAATTATTCAAGGCACCTTTCAGGAAGAAAGCCAGGGGAACGACCATATACCTTAATTGATTATTTCCCCGATGATTTTCTTGTCATTATTGATGAATCCCATGTAACCATTCCCCAGCTTAAGGGAATGTATGAGGGAGATAAAGCAAGAAAAAAAGCCCTTATTGACTATGGATTTAGGCTTCCCTCTGCCTATGACAATAGACCTTTAAGGTTTGATGAATTTTTATCATTAACCCATCAGAAGATATACATCTCTGCTACACCAGATTCCTATGAGCTTTCTTTAAGCCAGCAGGTGGTTGAGCAGATTGTCCGACCTACCGGGATTGTTGACCCAAGGGTAGAAGTTAGACCCGAAGAGAATCAAATAGAAAACTTAATCCAGGAGATTACAAAAAGAACCGAGAAAAATCAGCGGGTTCTCGTTACAACCATAACTAAGAGGCTAGCCGAAGACCTGGCAGATTACCTTGCAAGGAAAGGTTTAATGGTCAGGTATCTCCATTCGGATATAGAGTCATTAAAGAGGGTTGAGATATTACAGGATTTAAGGCTGGGAAACTTTGATGTCTTGGTTGGGATAAATCTATTAAGGGAGGGATTAGACCTTCCCGAGGTTTCTTTGGTTGCTGTGTTGGATGCAGACAAGGAGGGATTTTTAAGGTCGGAAACATCCCTAATCCAGGTATTTGGAAGGTGTGCAAGGAATATTGATGGCTGTGTGATTATGTATGCAGATAGGATAACCAATTCTATGAAAAAGGCAATGGATGAGACAGAAAGAAGGAGAAAGAAGCAAATAGAATATAACAGAATAAATAATATTACACCAAAGACCATAGAAAAGAATATTACCGATTACCTTGAGGTAAAGAGAAGGGCAGGGGATGA
- a CDS encoding R3H domain-containing nucleic acid-binding protein: MEELNEKIIAAQAITEKILGLMGISANVIAQKEGANIVIVIKSNDAGLLIGKDGKCLNALQEIARAIFFKKTGFKKRLVLDINDYRKRRKESIIKCASEAANKAFTTKEEVVIPPMPSYERYIVHSFLQSDHRVTTMSQGEGDNRCVVVIPNA; encoded by the coding sequence ATGGAAGAACTTAATGAGAAGATAATCGCAGCACAGGCAATTACAGAGAAGATTTTAGGCTTAATGGGAATAAGTGCGAATGTCATAGCACAGAAGGAAGGGGCTAATATTGTTATAGTAATCAAGAGCAATGATGCAGGATTGTTGATTGGAAAGGATGGAAAATGCCTTAATGCCCTTCAAGAGATTGCAAGAGCAATCTTCTTTAAAAAGACAGGTTTTAAAAAAAGGTTGGTATTGGATATCAATGATTATCGCAAAAGAAGGAAGGAAAGCATTATAAAGTGTGCAAGCGAGGCGGCAAATAAGGCATTTACCACAAAGGAAGAGGTGGTAATCCCTCCCATGCCTTCTTATGAAAGATATATTGTCCATTCATTCCTCCAAAGCGATCATCGGGTAACCACAATGAGTCAGGGAGAGGGGGATAATAGATGCGTCGTGGTTATTCCGAATGCATGA
- the mnmE gene encoding tRNA uridine-5-carboxymethylaminomethyl(34) synthesis GTPase MnmE, with product MHDTICAISTPIGEAGIGIVRISGGESLKIAKRIFRSKNKLTSHRLIYGKIIDPDSNCIIDEALLCYMKAPKTYTREDVVEINLHSGFAVLSEVLSLVLKEGARLAEPGEFTKRAFLKGRIDLVQAEAVEKIISSKTTLAREISTQQLQGELSLKIRKIRENLLSILSLIEASLDFEEELDRERLFKDIFSIKKELKGFLEGYRTGKFLSNSCIGVIIGRPNVGKSSILNALIGTDRAIVTPIPGTTRDLVSEVINIKGIPLKITDTAGLCDAIDLIEKEGIKRAYKAIENADIVIYVLDGTGIITKDDIAIFEKIKNKSIIFTVNKSDLPKRIDIEVLKKYKKPIVFVSAKRKEVSLLLDEIEKALFSSYDEAHIITSIRHKEAMERSLEHLDRAISSKEDEVVSIELRDSIDAISEILGENITNEDILDRIFSTFCVGK from the coding sequence ATGCATGATACAATCTGTGCCATATCAACGCCAATTGGAGAGGCAGGAATAGGAATAGTAAGAATTTCGGGAGGAGAATCGTTGAAAATTGCAAAGAGAATATTTAGGTCAAAAAATAAGCTTACCTCTCATAGATTGATCTATGGGAAGATAATTGACCCAGACTCAAATTGCATAATTGATGAGGCTCTTCTTTGCTATATGAAGGCACCAAAAACATATACAAGGGAAGATGTGGTTGAAATAAATCTTCATTCTGGCTTTGCCGTTCTTTCTGAGGTTCTTTCTCTTGTCCTAAAAGAGGGTGCAAGGCTTGCCGAGCCAGGTGAATTTACCAAGAGGGCATTCCTAAAAGGTCGAATTGACCTTGTTCAGGCAGAGGCTGTGGAAAAGATTATCTCATCAAAGACAACCCTGGCAAGAGAAATTTCGACCCAACAGCTACAAGGCGAACTTTCTTTAAAAATAAGAAAGATAAGGGAAAATCTCCTTTCTATCCTCTCCTTAATTGAAGCAAGCCTTGATTTTGAAGAGGAGCTGGATAGAGAAAGGCTTTTTAAAGATATTTTTTCTATTAAAAAAGAGCTAAAGGGTTTCCTTGAAGGATATAGGACAGGAAAATTCCTTTCAAATTCTTGTATTGGTGTTATTATAGGAAGACCAAATGTTGGAAAGAGCTCAATTCTAAATGCCCTGATTGGCACAGATAGAGCTATTGTAACCCCCATCCCTGGAACAACAAGGGATTTGGTAAGCGAGGTAATAAATATAAAAGGAATTCCCCTTAAAATTACGGACACAGCAGGGCTTTGTGATGCAATTGATCTAATAGAAAAGGAGGGAATAAAAAGGGCTTATAAGGCAATTGAAAATGCCGATATTGTTATTTATGTTTTAGATGGCACAGGGATTATTACGAAAGATGATATTGCTATTTTTGAAAAAATAAAGAATAAAAGCATAATCTTTACAGTTAATAAATCAGACCTTCCCAAAAGGATTGATATAGAGGTTTTAAAGAAATATAAAAAACCCATAGTTTTTGTCTCTGCAAAGAGAAAGGAGGTCTCTTTGCTTTTGGATGAAATAGAGAAGGCTCTTTTTAGCTCATACGATGAAGCACACATCATTACAAGTATAAGGCATAAGGAGGCAATGGAGAGGTCATTAGAGCATTTAGATAGGGCAATTAGCTCAAAAGAAGATGAGGTTGTTAGCATTGAATTAAGGGATTCTATAGATGCTATATCAGAGATATTGGGCGAGAATATAACAAATGAGGATATTTTGGATAGAATATTCTCTACATTTTGTGTGGGAAAATGA